AAATATCAAACAGAAATGGGCGGTAAAAATGCTGCTATTATTTTGAACGATGCTGATTTAGCTAAAACCATTCCAATGGTCATCAGTGGGGCGTTCCGTTCTTCTGGTCAAAAGTGTACAGCTACAAGCAGAATAATTGTACAAAAAGAGATTTATCCTGCTTTTATTGAACAGTTAGAAAAAGCTGTGTCAGACATTAACATTTCAAATGCATTAGATCCTGCTGCTTATTTAGGTCCAGTTGCTTCAAAATCTCAATATGACATTGTGAATTCATATACTGAAATGGCTCGTAGTCAAGCAGAAGTTATTGCGGAATGTCAAACTTCAATTTCAGAAGAGGGATATTACATTAAACCATTAATTGCATCTGGAGTACAGGCGAACCATTCGCTAGTACAAGAAGAGATCTTCGGACCAGTGGCAGTGACTTTACAGGCTAAAAGCTTTGAAGAAGCAATTGAACTATGTAACCAAACCATATTTGGTCTAAGCGCTTCTTTATTTACAACTGATTTATCTAAGGCACATCGATTTTTAGATGAAGCAAATGCTGGTATGGTAAGAGTGAATCAAGAAACAGCTGGAGTAGAATATCAGGCTCCATTTGGTGGGATGAAACTTTCAAGCTCACATACTCGTGAGCAAGGACAGGCTGCTTTAAGTTTTTATAGTGAAATTAAAACTTGCGCAATTAAACACACATTCTAAGAACAAAGGAAACTTCAACCTTTATTGGCAAGGGAAGAATGCGCTAAATGTTGTTTTTTTAGTGAATCAGGGGGATTGTTATGAGAGACCGTAAAACAATCATATGTCGTTGTGAAGAAGTAACATTGGATCAATTAGTTCATGCTGCAGAGTCATATCGATGCTCCTCAAGAGAGCTAAAACTGCGTACTAGAGCAGGCATGGGTCAATGTGGGGGTAGGACATGTCGTGCTTTGATAGATACAATTGTCCAAAAGTGTACAAATGATCCTACACCACATGATATACCGCTTGGTTATCAAGCTCCAATACGTCCAGTTACATTTTCATTATTAGGGGAAATGGATCATGACTAAAAGTAGAATTGTGGATCACCCTGTTCTCGGTCGTTTAAAAGAACGAGATAAGGTTCATTTTACTTTTGATAACAAAGAATATATTGGCTATGACGGGGAAACAATAGCAGCTGCTCTGTTGGCAAATGGAGAGCGTGTTTTACGCTGCCATGAGGAGACAGGAAATTTACGTGGAATCTACTGCAATATTGGTCATTGTATGGAATGTCGTGTAACCGTTGGCAATCAAAAATCAGTGCGCGCATGTCTAACTTTAATAGAAGAGGGGATGTGCGTAAATTCTGGAAAGAAATTGCCTACACCATTTAAGAAAGGTGAAACACTATGATAGATGTAATTATCGTAGGAGCTGGACCTGCTGGCTTATCAGCAGCTAACGTTTGTGCCAAAAATGGTTTAAAAGTAAAAGTTATTGATGAGTTTATGAAAGCTGGTGGGCGATTACTTGGGCAATTACATGAGGAACCGGATGGTACTTGGTGGAATGGTATGGAGGAAGCTAAGAAACTAAATGATGAAGCTCAACAGTTAAAAGTAGAAGTCGAATGTGGTGTTTCTGTTTACAACATAAAAAAATTAAATAAAAGTTGGAAAGTTTATACTACAATAGGGGACTTTCAAACAAAGGCACTATTGTTAGCTACTGGTGCTGCTGAAATTCCAATACCTATTCCAGGTTGGACACTTCCAGGCGTGATGTCGATTGGAGCTGCTCAGGTGATGACAAATGTACACAGAGTCAAAGTTGGAAATCGAGGAATAATCGTAGGCATTAATATTTTGTCATCAGCCATTTCCAGAGAGTTGCAATTGGCAGGAATTGAAGTTTCCAGTATGTATCTACCTGGTATAAATATAGCTAATGGTGATCATGGGAACCCATTAATTACTATGAGATCTATGTTGAAAGCAGCTTCTTTAGCTCCATCAAAATTCATTCGTTTTGGTAGCAAATTAATGAAATATGAATTTCTTCACTCTTTAGCATTAAAGTTTTATCCTAAAGGTGGGATGAAAGTCTGGGGTATACCAGTCCATTTACGAAAAGCAGTAATTGAAATTGTAGGCGATAAGCAGGTTGAAGGTGTTCGTGTAGCGCATGTAGATATGAAAGGAGAGCCTATTTTATCCTCAGAAGAATTCGTTCCAGCTGATTTTGTCTGCATTGCAGGTGGGCTATATCCATTAGTAGAGTTAGCTGCAATAACTGGTTGTCCATTTCAATATGTTTCTGAATTAGGTGGTCATGTCCCTGTCCATAGTGAAAAGATGAAAACACCATTAGAAGGTTTGTATGTTGCTGGAAACATCACCGGCATTGAAAACGCTAAGATAGCTATGAATCAAGGAACAGTAGCTGGCTACTCTGTGGTTCAAGATTTGATAAATAAAAAAGAAATGATTGAAGTTCAACTAAAACAAGCTATGAAAGCAGTTGAACACACTCGTGATCAAGCGACGATTCAATTTCATTCTGATATACGTAATGGGCGTAAGAAAGTGTATATGTCATTTAAAGATAAGGGTTTAATTATGAAAAAGAGGAATTTCTATGGAGAGTAGAAATACAGAGGTATTAATCATTGGTGGTGGTGTTATAGGTGCAGCGATTGCCTATTATGCTGCAAAAAGCGGAATGGAAGTTACTCTCATTGACAAGGGTGATATTGCTTGTGGTACCTCCTCTCGTTGTGATGGAAATATTCTAGCCATTGATAAAGAACCCGGATTTGATAGTCTGATGTCTTTAGAAAGTCAAAAACTAGTTCACCAACTAAGCAAAGAACTTGAGCTTGGATTTGAATATCGAGCCCCTGGCAGTATTTTAGTTTGTGAAAGTGAAGACGAGATGATCGCTGCACAGTGTTGGGTAGATAGACAGAAAAAAGCAGGTCTTTCTATTAAAATGTTAGATCGAAGTGACATCAAACAAGAATCTCCTTATTTTGCTGATGATTTATTGGGTGGACTTGAATGTGAATCTGACTCAACCATTAATCCTTATTTGTTTACGTATTCTTTGTTTCAAGGAGCTATAAAGTATGGAGCAAAAGTGAAACTTAGATGTGAAGTAAAAGGAATGACAAGGAATACTGAAACGGGTTTATTTAAAGTTAACACGGATCAAGGTGAAATTATTGCAAAAAAAATAGTTAATGCAGGTGGGGTTTGGGCACCGTTCTTAGGAAGTATGCTAGATTTAAATATTCCTATTAAACCAAGAAAAGGTCATATCATAGTAGCTTCACGAGATATGCCTGTAGGATTGAGAAAAGTGATGGAATTTGGATATTTGATGTCTAAATTCGGTAAAGAAAGAAAAGTAGATGAGGATACAGATAAGTATGGTGTAGCACTTGTATTTGAACCGACAGAAAGCCAGAACTTTTTAATCGGAAGCAGTCGTGAATTTGTAGGATTTAACACAAAGGTGGATATGGATGTAGTTAATTGTATTGCCCGCAGAACGATCCGATTTTATCCCAAAATAGCTGATTTCCTACTTATTCGTTCATATGCAGGGTTAAGACCATGGACACCTGATCACTTACCCATTGTCTCCCCAGTAGAGAAAATTCCAAATTATTATATTGCTGCAGGTCATGAAGGAGACGGTATTAGTCTTGCTGCAATTACTGGGAAATTAATGAAAGAGTTATTACATGAACAAAGTAATACTATCGTCCCTACCGATCCTCTACGTTTTAGTAGATTTCAAAATGTGTCCACGATTCAAACATAAGAGGGTGTATTTATGAAAAGTAATAAGATGTTTAAAACAATAGATACTCATACTGGTGGAAATCCAACTCGAACTGTCATCAGTGGACTTCCTAAATTGTCTGGTAAAACGATGTCGGATAAAATGCTTCAAATGAAAGAAGAGTTTGATTGGATTCGAAAATTGCTGATGTTTGAGCCGAGAGGTCACGATGTGATGTCTGGAGTTTTACTAGTGGAACCATGCCATCCTGATGCAGACTTAGGTGTTATTTATATTGAGACAGGTGGTTATTTACCGATGTGTGGCCACGATACAATTGGGTTTTGTACGGCGATGATTGAATCCGGTATGGTAGATGTTGTAGAACCTATAACAACGTTAACTTTAGATACACCAGCAGGGTTGGTAAAGACGGAAATATTAGTTGAAAAGGGAAAAGCAAGGGAAGTTTCTTTTCTTAATATAGACTCATTTTTGTACAAAAGTGTTGAGGTATACATTGAAGGTATTGGGAACATATCATGTGATATTGCCTATGGAGGAAATTTTTATGCCATTACAGATGCTAGGAGACTAGATATTGATTTAATCCCTTCTAATTCAGCGGAAATTATAGAATTAGCCATAAAAATTCGAAAAGAAATTAATCGAACCGTTAAAGTTGTTCATCCTCAATTTCCCTTTATTCACGGTTGTACTCATGTGGAGTTTTTTACGGATCCATCCCATAAAGATGCTCATGTGAAAAATACTGTTGTTGTGCCTCCCGGAGGTATTGATCGCTCACCATGTGGAACAGGAACTTCTGCCAAATTAGCAACTTTATTTGCATATGAACAAATTAAAATAGAAGATGAGTTCGTACATGAAAGTATAGTTGGCACTTTGTTTAAAGCGAAGGTCAAAGAAAAAACACAAGTTGGAAAACTTCCTGCAGTTGTCACAGAAATTACAGGATCTGCATGGGTCATGGGATTTCACACCTTTTTTAGTCATGATGAGGATGAGTTGAATGAAGGGTTTTTACTCATTCCACAAGCTGAAGATCATTAATAAATAGGAGTGGATAAGTGATGGAAATGGTAAAACACTTTACGACGACGGATCTTCATTCAGCTGGTGAACCTTTAAGAGTTATTACCGCAGGAATCCCTTTTATAATGGGGAATACAATGTTGGAGAAACATGTTTATTTTCATGATCACTTTGATTACGTAAAAAACATCTTACTTAGTGAACCTCGAGGTCATTTAGGCATGAAAGGATGTATCATCACACCTCCAATTGATGAGGAATCTGAATTTGGTGTTTTATTTATTAATCATGATGAAGATTACATTTTATGCAGCCATAGTATTATTGCAGTTATTACATACATGTTAGAAACGGGAATGGTTCAATTAAATGAATACAAGCAAGTAATTATAGATACTCCTTCTGGAAAAGTAGTTACAAAACCAGTATTTAAAGAATCTCAGGTTATAGAGGTTTCGCTCGATCTTATACCCGCATACGTCTATAAAAACAACATTGCAATTCGTTCACATGGAATAGATCTAATGATCGACCTTGGGTTTAGTAATGATTCTTTTTATGTGATGATTAATGCAGCAGAATTAGGTTTAAAAGTTGAAATAGATCAGCTCCCTGAACTTAAAAAATGGACTCAAATTATAATGAAAGAGATTGAAGAATTGAATCTGATACAAGAAGAGAATCAAATTATTAAGGGAACTATTTTTTCTAACTCACCTGAAAATTCTGATTCAAATTTACGCTATGTTACTATATTTGGAAATGGGCAAATTGATCGCTCTCCCTATGGAGCTGGAGTAGGTGTGCAATTGGCACAGCTTCATCAAAAAGGAAAACTAGGTATAGGAGAGCGAATTATCCTCGAGAGTATCATAGGAGCTAGAGCCAATTGCAGTATATCCTTAGATCATAATAAGCTAACAAAATCAAAATTTATTGTTCCTCATATTTGTGGAAGAGCATTTATTACAGGCATGCATCAATTTGTTGTAGACCCATCAGATCCTTTATTTGAAGGATTTTTATTAAAGTAAGTTATTGAAATTTTAAAATTAAATATGTGTTTAAAATGATTGACTTTTATTTCACCTTGCAGGTATAGTAATTCTGTGTGATAAGAGCGAAGTTAGGAGGGTAATAACAGTTAAATAACAATTATGAAAGTCTATAAAACTCTTTATCTTTTTTTACTATAGTTGGTATAATTAGGATAAGGAGTTGATAGATTTGAAATATTACTCAATAGGCCAATTTGCAAAGTTAATTGGAAAAACAAAGGATACATTGCGAAATTGGGATAAACAAGGAAAATTTAAGCCTGATCACGTGTCAGTTATTGTAGAGTGTCCTCCCATAAGCAAAAAGATGATCTTGAAAGACAGATAGAAAACGTAAGAACCTATATGTTAGCAAAAGGTTATCAATTTGAAATCATTTCTGATATTGGCAGTGGGATTAACTACAATAAAAAGGGATTAAATCAACTCATAGATAAGATTACGAATTCAGAAGTAGAGAAAGTAGTCATCCTTTATAAAGATCGTTTAATTCGATTTGGTTTTGAATTAATAGAAAATCTATGTGACAAATATGGAACAACAATTGAAATTATAGATCACACGGAAAAAACCGAAGAACAAGAATTAGTTGAGGATTTAATTCAAATTGTGTTTAGTTGCAGACTTCAAGGTAAAAGAGCCAACAAAGCTAAGAAAATGATTAAGGAGTTAGTTGAAGATGATCCTAGCCAAGAAAATTAGAATCAAGCCGAATGAAGAGCAAGAGCAGAAGCTTTGGCAATCCGTTGGTACAGCAAGATTCATCTACAACTGGACATTGGCAAGACAAGAAGAAAACTACAACAACGGTGGGAAGTTTATCTTAGATGGTACGTTGAGGAAAGAACTAACCCAATTAAAGAAAACTGAGTTGCAATGGCTAAATGAAGTGTCAAATAACGTGGCTAAACAAGCTGTTAAAGATGCTTGTAATGCTTATAAACGTTTCTTTAAAGGTCTGGCTGACAAACCAAAGTTTAAGAGCAGACGTAAAAGTAAACCATCGTTTTACAATGACACGGAAAAGTTGAAAGTAAAGCCAATGAAAGTGTTGATCGAAAAGGTAGGATGGGTTAACACAACTGAACAAATTCCGATGGAAGTGAAATACATGAACCCTAGAGTAAGTTTTGACGGAAAGTACTGGTATTTATCCGTTGGAGTGGAAGAAGAACAATCGAAAATTGAATTAACAGATGAAGTTATCGGTGTTGATGTAGGTATTAAAGATTTAGCTGTATGTAGTAATGGAATGACGTTTAAAAATATAAACAAAACAAAAAGAATCAAAAAGATGGAAAAGAAGTTGCGTAGGTTGCAACGCACCCTATCAAAAAAATATGAAATGAATAAGGAGGGAAACCGTTTCGTCAAAACATGCAACATTATAAAACTCGAAAAGAAAATAAAGTTAGTACACCGTAAATTAGCAAATATAAGAAACAATTATTTGCATCAAACAACGAATGAGATCGTGAAAACCAAGCCATCTAAAGTTGTTATGGAAGATTTGAATATTAAAGGCATGATGAAAAACAAACATTTATCCAAAGCGATTGCAAAACAATGTTTACATGAGTTTAAAAAACAAATGGAGTACAAATGTAAGTTTTATGGAATTGAATTAATACTCGCTGATAAATGGTATCCATCTTCTAAGACATGTAGTTGTTGTGGAGAAGTAAAAAAAGACCTTAAACTATCAGATCGTACATACCAATGTAATTCATGTGGTTTGGTGATAGATCGAGACTATAATGCAAGTCTGAATCTATCAAACTATCAACAAATCAGCGTAATATCACTTTAAAAGATATCGTTGATGTGTACCATTTGTTGTATGGGAATTTACGCCCTTGGATGTGTTATATCAAACGAGAGTAGCCATGGCAAAATCGGACACGATGAACAGGGAAATAAACATGACTTTATAGAGTTTTATAAGGTTTTGGCAACGGGAGATTTTGGTTAGTAAAAAAACAAAAAAAATACAATTTAATATACTATTATTTTTGAGAAAAAATATAACCAAAACTCGGGTCATTAAAACATTTATTGTTATTATAGGCGCATTTTTCAATGCTGTAGCTTTTAATTTATTTTTAATACCCGCAGATGTTTATTCAAGTGGTTTTGCTGGACTAGCTCAGCTTATATCAAGTGTTGTTGAAGATTTTACGCCATTTCCATATCCTATCTCTACAGGTACTGTCTTATTTATATTGAATATCCCTATCGCAATTGTGGGTTGGAGATATTTAGGGAAATCTTTTACTCTGTATAGTTTTTTTAGTGTTATGTTATTAGCCCTGTTTATGAAGTTTATTCCAGTTTATGCTGTAGCTGAAAATGATATTTTATTAAATGCTGTTTTCGGAGGTGTTATGTCTGCAATTGGTGTGGGATTGACTCTAAAGTGGGGTGCTTCTACTGGAGGTATGGATGTCATTGTAATGATACTATCAAGATTGAAGGATCGACCTGCAGGAACTTACTATTTAATCTTAAATGGAGCTATTATTACAGCTGCTGGAGCATTGTATGGTTGGCAAAATGCACTTTATACATTAGTGGCTTTATATGCTTCAACTCGTGTAATTGATGCAATACATACACGTCATATTAAATTAACAGCGATGATTATTACATCAAAACCTGATCAATTAGAAGCAGCGATTCGAGAAAAACTATCTAGAGGAATTACAAAACTTCCTGCAAAAGGCTCTTATTCCAAAGAAGATAAAGAGATGTTATTAATTGTGATCACTCGTTATGAATTATTTGACTTGAAAAAAGTGTTAAGTGATACAGATCCTAACGCTTTTACTAATATCGTACAAACGACAGGGATTTTTGGATTTTTTAAGAAAGAATCTAAGATGGATTAAAAAATAAATAAACATTAGTCTCTTGATACGAAACAATGTATAATAGATATGTTGTGCTTAATGATTGTTTATTGTTTATTCATATTTTCAAAGAATGAATATTTTTGCTAGATTTAAACAATTTGAAGTGGAAACTCTTGATTTAACGTCTAAAATAACAAAATAAAAAACACGATTAACGATTAACTATGAACTTTAAATTGTTTAGGGGGAAAACATGAGCAAAAAAAACCGCATTAATTTTAAAAAATTGCTAGCACCTTTCGAAAAATCTAGTACCAAATCAAGTACGAGGCAAGTATTGAATACATTTCTACCGTTTTTTTTACTATGGTTCGCAGCGTATCTAAGTTTAAATGTTTCTTTTTGGTTATCTCTTTTGTTTTCGATCCCTGCTTCAGGGTTTTTAGTACGAATTTTTATTATATTTCATGATTGCTGCCATCAATCCTTTTTCAAAAGTCGAATGAAAAATGATATTCTCGGTTCGATAAGTGGAGTATTAACCTTGTTTCCTTATGAAAAATGGAAAAGAGAACATTCCATTCATCACGCTACAAATGGAAATCTTAATAAAAGAGGTACTGGAGATATATGGGTTCTTACAGTTGATGAATACATGAAAGCATCATTCTGGAAAAGATTAGCCTACCGTCTATATAGAAATCCACTTATAATGTTTGGATTAGGTCCCATTTATATTTTAATTATTTTAAATCGTTTTAATGCAAAAGATGCAAAAAGGAAAGAACGAATCAGCACTTATTTGACTAATTTGTTTATTATTGTTGTATATACTTTAATGTGTTTTGCCATTGGATGGAAAGCATTCTTAATGATTCAAGCGCCCATTCTTTTTGTTAGTGGTGTACTAGGAATATGGTTATTTTATGTTCAACATCAATTTGAAGATTCTTATTTTGAAGATGAAGAGAATTGGGATTATGTTAAAGCCGCAATAGATGGCAGCTCCTATTATGAATTACCAAAAATTTTACAGTGGATTACTGGAAATATTGGTTTCCATCATGTTCATCATTTGAGCTCAAAAATACCTAATTATAATTTGGAAAAGGTGCATAAATCAATTTCTGAATTAAAAAAGGCAACTACCATTAAAATAGGAACCAGTTTAAAATCACTTCGTTTTAAACTTTGGGATGAGAGACGAAAAACTTTTATCAGTTTTAGAGAATTAAAGAAGTTCTATTTTAATACGAAAGTAAATGTAAAGTAATTCATTGTTGTTGAATAAAAAAATTCCTTTAAGAATGGTGTGAAATTATGTGGGTTCCTACATAAATACACATCATAATTGAAGGAGTTTTTTTTAATCTCTCTAGACCTAGTAAACAATTATGGTCATTTATTCTAATGGGCGTGAACCCATTACGAAATAATTGCATAGGATATAGAACCAAAAAAGGTCGGTTAATACAAAAGGCTAGAGAGGATGATTCAAGTTGATTAACTATTTGGCTTTAGGTGATTCCTTAACGGTTGGTGTAGGTGCCCCATCTCCACAATATGGTTTTGTACCTAGGTATATTTCAATGACAAATAAAGAATTAAAAAAATATGTTTTTTGTGAAAATATAGGTGTGTCTGGTGCAACTTCAGATGATGTTTTAGATATGGTTTCTAATTCTGAGGAGATTCAAGTACTAATCATGCAATCGGAACTGATTTCCATTACGGTAGGTGGGAATGATATGAAAAATGCTGCACTACAATTTTTAAGAAGTAAAAATCAAAGTGTATTAGCTGCAGCTCTAAAGCGATTTAATTGTAATTTTGATAATATCATTGATACTATCCATCGAATAAAAAGATATGATAGAAAAAATTATATTTTAAGGGGGATGAATTTATATAATCCATTCCCAAATACAGCTGGAACCGAAGCTTGGGTTAGACGATTTAATCAACATATACAAAGCTTTGAAGGTAAGAATATCCGCATCGCTAACATATATCCAATTTTTGTAGGAAGAGAAAAAGAATTATTATCATCAGACAAATTCCATCCAAACGGTAAAGGCTATTATTTGATGGCTCAATCATTAAATGAATTAGGTTATTATCCATTATATTGAATTGAGCTTATGTTTCTTGATCTATATAATATATACTATATATCTTATATTACTTGGAGGAAATGAGAAATGAGGAATTGGTTATGGAACATAAGCTAAGTCATGATGAGATGTATCAGATTATGAAAAATTCCGATTCATCATATGATGGGGATATTTTTATGTGTAATAAGTTAAATCAAACTTATTGTTTAGCTTCATGTGAGGCAGCCTTACCTAAAATTGAACAGGCAGAATTTGTTCACTCTTATGATGAGGCAGAAGCTAAGGGTTTTCAGCCTTGTAAATTGTGCAACCCTAATGTTTTCCATATCAAATGGGTTGATTGCGTTGATAGTATAGAAATCGAACTTCCTAATGAATTTGATTTTAATGAATGTTTGGTTTTTTTTAAAAGATCAGAAGAAGAATGTTTACATAAGGTTGTTCAAAATAATGTGTTTAAATTGCTAAAATTTGATAAAAGATTTGTGTTATTAAAAATATCAAGTGTTGATAAAAAAATGATCATTGCATTTTTGAATGGAATTCCAACAAGTTGGATGAGGGCTCAAACCGCAAAATATATTTGGGATATGTTTGATCTTGATACAGATCTGAACCCGTTTTATTCCTCTTTGAGAAATGATCCCATCATGGGAAAACTTATTAAGTCTTATTTTGGATTAAGACTAATTAAAATTAATGATTTATTTGAAGCGTTATGTTGGTCTATTCTTGGACAACAGATCAATTTGAAGTTTGCTTATACATTAAAAAAACGTTTTGTTCATACATATGGTGAAAAATTTACAAATGAAGATGAAGATTATTGGATCTTTCCAAATGCGGGTCGTATATGTGAAATCCGTATTGAAGATTTAAGGGAAATGCAAATTTCAACAAGAAAAGCAGAGTATATTGTTGGGGTTGCAAAGATGATAATGGATGGAACCTTAAATCAAAAAAAACTAAGATTTGAAAATAATTATGATAAAATGATGAATCAACTTACTTCTATTAGAGGAATAGGAAAATGGACAGCAGATTATACCATTATGAAGTGTTTTTCTATTAATAGTGCATTTCCTATAGCAGATGTAGGAATTCATAATGCTTTAAAAACAATCTTAGCATTAAACCAAAAACCATCCATTGATGAAATAGAGGATTTAGTTAAACAATGGAAAGGTTGGGAGTCTTACGCTGCGTTTTATCTTTGGAGATCGTTGTATGATTAAATAATTGAATTGTAACATATCTATATCTTAAAGATTGCACATACAATATAATAAAGCTTAAATTACTGCCCTTCTAATACATTAAGGGGGAGATTAAATTGGTTATAACTCCAGGGATTCCTAACCTACCTTACGTTATGAAAGATGGTATGAAACACTTTACATTAGTAGCCGAACCTGTTACCCAACAATTGCTGCCTGGACTGTATATGAATGGGTGGGGATATAATGGGAATATTCCAGGTCCTACAATACAGGTTTTTCACGGAGATAGAGTAAATATTAGAGTATATAATAAGCTTCCAGAACCTACAAGTGTTCATTGGCATGGGTTAGATGTTCCTAATGTCATGGATGGAGTGCCAGAAGTAGAACCATCACCAAGGATTGATCCAAATCATTATTTTGACTATCAATTTAAAATTACTAATCCACCAGGTTCACATATGTATCATACACATTACCATACTGCTAAACAAGAAATGATGGGACTAGGTGGAACTTTTATAATATTAGAACCACCTCAAAAACAATCTGTAGTTCAAAGAGACTATTTTATTATGTTACAAGAGTTTGCAGTTATAGGACTCAAAGAAGGCACATTAGTTCCAGGCACATATAACCTTGATCCTATGTCACACGATTTAAATTTCTTTACTATAAACGGAAGGTGCTTTCCTTATACTTTACCACTCTTCGTTAATAAAGGTGAAAACATAAGAATTAGAATTGGTAATTTAGGAATGAATGCTCACCCCATCCATCTACATGGACACCAATTTAAAGTGACTGCTACTGATGGCAATTCTTTTACAGAGAGTAATCAATATTTGAAAAATACGATATTAGTAGGTGCTGGTGAAACATATGATACTCAGTTTTTTACCAATAATCCTGGGGTATGGCCATTGCATTGTCATATTCCTCATCATATATCTAATAATTCTACAACAAATACTGGCGGCATGTTTACAACTGTTGTTTATAAGTGAATCGTTTAAGCTTTGCTTAAACATCGAGAAATCAGATGAAGACTCTACTCCACCTGATTTGAAAATCCCACCTATAGAGGTGGGCGTCTGTACGCAAAATATTTTTGGATAAAATTTTTCAAAGCATTGTTATTTTAAAATGAATCTATTAAAATTAAATATTTAAGAGGTAAAAACAAAAATATTTAAAAAGGACTTTAACAGATTTAAAGGAGACATCAAGATGGGAACTGTGATTTTACATAAACCTTCACAAAAAATACTTAATAAATTGAAGGAGTTAGAAAATAGAGAAGTTACAAAAT
The window above is part of the Chengkuizengella sp. SCS-71B genome. Proteins encoded here:
- a CDS encoding (2Fe-2S)-binding protein, which gives rise to MRDRKTIICRCEEVTLDQLVHAAESYRCSSRELKLRTRAGMGQCGGRTCRALIDTIVQKCTNDPTPHDIPLGYQAPIRPVTFSLLGEMDHD
- a CDS encoding (2Fe-2S)-binding protein is translated as MTKSRIVDHPVLGRLKERDKVHFTFDNKEYIGYDGETIAAALLANGERVLRCHEETGNLRGIYCNIGHCMECRVTVGNQKSVRACLTLIEEGMCVNSGKKLPTPFKKGETL
- a CDS encoding NAD(P)/FAD-dependent oxidoreductase — its product is MIDVIIVGAGPAGLSAANVCAKNGLKVKVIDEFMKAGGRLLGQLHEEPDGTWWNGMEEAKKLNDEAQQLKVEVECGVSVYNIKKLNKSWKVYTTIGDFQTKALLLATGAAEIPIPIPGWTLPGVMSIGAAQVMTNVHRVKVGNRGIIVGINILSSAISRELQLAGIEVSSMYLPGINIANGDHGNPLITMRSMLKAASLAPSKFIRFGSKLMKYEFLHSLALKFYPKGGMKVWGIPVHLRKAVIEIVGDKQVEGVRVAHVDMKGEPILSSEEFVPADFVCIAGGLYPLVELAAITGCPFQYVSELGGHVPVHSEKMKTPLEGLYVAGNITGIENAKIAMNQGTVAGYSVVQDLINKKEMIEVQLKQAMKAVEHTRDQATIQFHSDIRNGRKKVYMSFKDKGLIMKKRNFYGE
- a CDS encoding FAD-dependent oxidoreductase translates to MESRNTEVLIIGGGVIGAAIAYYAAKSGMEVTLIDKGDIACGTSSRCDGNILAIDKEPGFDSLMSLESQKLVHQLSKELELGFEYRAPGSILVCESEDEMIAAQCWVDRQKKAGLSIKMLDRSDIKQESPYFADDLLGGLECESDSTINPYLFTYSLFQGAIKYGAKVKLRCEVKGMTRNTETGLFKVNTDQGEIIAKKIVNAGGVWAPFLGSMLDLNIPIKPRKGHIIVASRDMPVGLRKVMEFGYLMSKFGKERKVDEDTDKYGVALVFEPTESQNFLIGSSREFVGFNTKVDMDVVNCIARRTIRFYPKIADFLLIRSYAGLRPWTPDHLPIVSPVEKIPNYYIAAGHEGDGISLAAITGKLMKELLHEQSNTIVPTDPLRFSRFQNVSTIQT
- a CDS encoding proline racemase family protein, giving the protein MKSNKMFKTIDTHTGGNPTRTVISGLPKLSGKTMSDKMLQMKEEFDWIRKLLMFEPRGHDVMSGVLLVEPCHPDADLGVIYIETGGYLPMCGHDTIGFCTAMIESGMVDVVEPITTLTLDTPAGLVKTEILVEKGKAREVSFLNIDSFLYKSVEVYIEGIGNISCDIAYGGNFYAITDARRLDIDLIPSNSAEIIELAIKIRKEINRTVKVVHPQFPFIHGCTHVEFFTDPSHKDAHVKNTVVVPPGGIDRSPCGTGTSAKLATLFAYEQIKIEDEFVHESIVGTLFKAKVKEKTQVGKLPAVVTEITGSAWVMGFHTFFSHDEDELNEGFLLIPQAEDH
- a CDS encoding proline racemase family protein, encoding MEMVKHFTTTDLHSAGEPLRVITAGIPFIMGNTMLEKHVYFHDHFDYVKNILLSEPRGHLGMKGCIITPPIDEESEFGVLFINHDEDYILCSHSIIAVITYMLETGMVQLNEYKQVIIDTPSGKVVTKPVFKESQVIEVSLDLIPAYVYKNNIAIRSHGIDLMIDLGFSNDSFYVMINAAELGLKVEIDQLPELKKWTQIIMKEIEELNLIQEENQIIKGTIFSNSPENSDSNLRYVTIFGNGQIDRSPYGAGVGVQLAQLHQKGKLGIGERIILESIIGARANCSISLDHNKLTKSKFIVPHICGRAFITGMHQFVVDPSDPLFEGFLLK
- a CDS encoding RNA-guided endonuclease TnpB family protein, coding for MILAKKIRIKPNEEQEQKLWQSVGTARFIYNWTLARQEENYNNGGKFILDGTLRKELTQLKKTELQWLNEVSNNVAKQAVKDACNAYKRFFKGLADKPKFKSRRKSKPSFYNDTEKLKVKPMKVLIEKVGWVNTTEQIPMEVKYMNPRVSFDGKYWYLSVGVEEEQSKIELTDEVIGVDVGIKDLAVCSNGMTFKNINKTKRIKKMEKKLRRLQRTLSKKYEMNKEGNRFVKTCNIIKLEKKIKLVHRKLANIRNNYLHQTTNEIVKTKPSKVVMEDLNIKGMMKNKHLSKAIAKQCLHEFKKQMEYKCKFYGIELILADKWYPSSKTCSCCGEVKKDLKLSDRTYQCNSCGLVIDRDYNASLNLSNYQQISVISL